The proteins below are encoded in one region of Bacillus sp. E(2018):
- the veg gene encoding biofilm formation stimulator Veg, producing MGKTIVDIRRSLESNVGRRLSLRANGGRRKTIERLGTLEETYPAVFIIKLDQDTNAFERVSYSYADVLTETVELTFLEDTQAAIGQ from the coding sequence ATGGGTAAAACAATAGTGGACATTAGACGCTCTTTAGAGTCCAACGTGGGTAGAAGACTTTCTTTACGTGCGAACGGCGGTCGACGTAAAACAATCGAACGACTTGGAACACTGGAAGAAACATACCCTGCAGTTTTTATTATCAAATTAGATCAGGACACCAACGCTTTTGAACGTGTTTCTTATAGTTACGCGGATGTACTCACAGAAACAGTAGAACTTACATTCTTAGAAGATACACAAGCAGCAATCGGGCAGTAA
- the glmU gene encoding bifunctional UDP-N-acetylglucosamine diphosphorylase/glucosamine-1-phosphate N-acetyltransferase GlmU, producing MTNRYAVILAAGQGTRMKSKLYKVLHPVCGKPMVQHVVDQINSLQMKQLVAVVGHGAEKVQDQLGSDVQYVLQEEQLGTAHAVMQAEDALANKEGITLVVCGDTPLITSETMEKLIAEHESLGAKATILTAKAEDPTGYGRIIRNSEGTVERNVEHKDASEEERKVTEINTGTYCFDNKALFDALKQVNNENVQGEYYLPDVIEILKNAGEVVAAYQTPDFNETLGVNDRVALSQAERYMKKRINERHMRNGVTLIDPDQTYISDDAEIGSDTVIYPGTIILGQTKIGEENIIGPQSEIKDSVIGNGNTIRQSVIHDSEVGDLTAIGPFAHIRPKSVLENKVKIGNFVEIKKSVMSSGSKASHLSYIGDAEIGKDVNLGCGSITVNYDGKNKFLTKVEDGAFIGCNSNLVAPVTVGKNAYVAAGSTITENVPAESLSIARSRQTVKENYVQKLNEKQNQ from the coding sequence ATGACAAATCGCTATGCGGTCATTCTTGCTGCGGGTCAAGGAACAAGGATGAAATCCAAGTTATATAAAGTGTTACATCCTGTTTGTGGGAAACCGATGGTTCAACATGTTGTTGATCAGATCAACTCTCTTCAAATGAAACAGTTGGTGGCTGTTGTCGGCCATGGTGCTGAAAAAGTTCAGGATCAATTGGGTTCTGACGTTCAGTACGTGCTTCAAGAAGAGCAGCTTGGTACAGCACATGCTGTTATGCAGGCGGAAGACGCCCTAGCAAACAAAGAAGGAATCACACTTGTTGTTTGTGGTGATACACCTCTTATTACATCGGAAACAATGGAAAAGCTGATTGCTGAACATGAGTCTCTTGGTGCAAAAGCTACAATCCTTACAGCTAAGGCTGAAGACCCTACTGGATACGGACGCATTATCCGTAACAGCGAAGGAACGGTTGAGCGTAATGTAGAGCACAAAGATGCATCTGAAGAAGAGCGTAAAGTAACTGAGATCAATACTGGGACTTACTGCTTTGATAATAAGGCGTTGTTTGATGCGCTAAAACAAGTTAACAATGAAAATGTACAAGGCGAATACTATTTGCCTGATGTTATAGAGATTTTGAAAAATGCAGGCGAAGTAGTAGCTGCTTATCAAACACCTGATTTCAATGAAACACTTGGTGTAAATGATCGAGTAGCCTTATCGCAAGCTGAACGTTATATGAAGAAACGAATTAACGAACGTCATATGAGAAATGGTGTTACGTTGATCGATCCTGATCAAACCTATATTTCAGATGATGCAGAAATCGGTAGCGATACGGTCATCTATCCTGGGACGATAATCTTAGGGCAAACGAAAATAGGGGAAGAAAACATTATCGGTCCTCAATCTGAGATCAAAGATAGTGTTATTGGAAATGGAAACACGATTCGTCAATCTGTTATCCACGACAGTGAAGTAGGAGATCTGACAGCAATCGGTCCATTTGCTCACATCCGTCCGAAGTCCGTTCTTGAGAACAAAGTGAAGATCGGAAACTTTGTAGAAATAAAAAAATCTGTGATGAGTTCAGGAAGTAAGGCATCTCATCTTAGCTATATCGGTGATGCTGAGATCGGAAAAGATGTAAACCTAGGCTGCGGATCTATCACAGTGAATTACGATGGTAAGAACAAGTTTTTAACAAAGGTTGAAGATGGGGCGTTTATTGGTTGTAACTCTAACTTGGTTGCTCCGGTTACTGTTGGAAAGAATGCTTACGTCGCAGCGGGCTCAACAATTACTGAAAATGTTCCTGCTGAATCATTATCCATCGCGAGATCTCGTCAAACTGTTAAAGAAAACTATGTTCAAAAGCTAAACGAAAAACAAAACCAATAA
- a CDS encoding TatD family hydrolase — MFDTHAHLNATQFEEDREAVIQRALDEGVTHIVVVGFDRETIKGAMQLAEQYDFIYACVGWHPVDAIDMTDEDLDWIEELAAHPKVVALGEMGLDYHWDKSPADVQKEVFRRQIRLAKKVKLPIVIHNREATQDVVDILKEEEAHEVGGIMHCYSGSIEVARQCMDMNFYISFGGPVTFKNAKKVKEVAAEIPMDRLLIETDCPYLSPHPLRGKRNEPSYVKYVAETLSELKDLPLEDIIEKTSDNAFRIFNMNR; from the coding sequence ATGTTTGACACACATGCTCATTTAAATGCAACACAGTTTGAAGAAGATCGCGAAGCAGTCATTCAGCGAGCGTTAGATGAAGGTGTAACACATATTGTTGTAGTCGGTTTTGATCGTGAAACCATAAAAGGTGCGATGCAGCTGGCAGAGCAATACGACTTTATCTATGCTTGTGTAGGTTGGCATCCAGTGGATGCGATCGACATGACGGATGAAGATCTGGATTGGATCGAAGAACTAGCAGCACACCCAAAAGTTGTCGCCCTTGGCGAGATGGGACTCGATTATCATTGGGACAAGTCGCCTGCAGATGTTCAAAAAGAAGTTTTCCGACGCCAGATTCGACTTGCTAAAAAGGTAAAGCTTCCGATTGTTATTCATAACCGTGAGGCAACGCAAGATGTTGTAGACATATTGAAAGAGGAAGAAGCCCATGAAGTTGGCGGTATCATGCACTGCTATAGCGGGAGCATTGAAGTTGCACGTCAATGTATGGATATGAATTTTTACATAAGCTTTGGTGGACCAGTAACGTTCAAGAATGCAAAAAAGGTTAAGGAAGTCGCTGCTGAAATTCCGATGGACCGGCTCTTGATTGAAACAGATTGTCCTTATTTAAGTCCTCATCCATTGAGAGGAAAAAGAAATGAACCATCTTATGTAAAGTATGTTGCAGAAACACTTTCTGAATTAAAAGATCTTCCACTTGAAGACATCATAGAGAAAACATCCGACAACGCGTTCCGAATTTTTAACATGAACCGATAG
- a CDS encoding RidA family protein — translation MKKIHTEEAPAAIGPYSQGIIIDKMFFSSGQIPLTKEGVMIDGDVKEQTHQVFQNLKAVLKEAGSSLDQVVKATVFISDMNEFADINEVYAEYFNEHKPARSCVEVARLPKDAKVEIEVIALTK, via the coding sequence ATGAAAAAAATTCATACAGAAGAAGCACCGGCAGCAATCGGCCCTTATTCTCAGGGGATCATAATCGACAAGATGTTCTTCAGTTCAGGTCAGATTCCTCTTACGAAAGAAGGCGTCATGATCGATGGAGATGTAAAAGAACAAACTCATCAGGTTTTTCAAAATCTGAAAGCGGTCTTGAAAGAAGCAGGATCTTCTCTTGATCAAGTCGTGAAAGCAACGGTTTTTATTAGCGACATGAACGAGTTTGCTGATATTAATGAAGTGTACGCTGAATATTTTAACGAACATAAGCCAGCGCGCTCATGTGTAGAAGTTGCAAGACTTCCAAAAGATGCAAAAGTAGAAATAGAAGTCATCGCACTTACAAAATAA
- the spoVG gene encoding septation regulator SpoVG, translating to MEVTDVRLRRVNTEGRMKAIASITIDHEFVIHDIRVIDGNNGMFVAMPSKRTPDGEFRDIAHPITSSTREKIQNAVLTEYHRMGEMESALEEAGAS from the coding sequence GTGGAAGTGACTGACGTAAGATTACGCCGTGTAAATACAGAAGGCCGTATGAAAGCGATTGCCTCCATTACAATCGATCATGAATTTGTAATTCATGATATTAGGGTAATTGATGGCAATAATGGAATGTTCGTAGCTATGCCAAGCAAACGAACACCAGATGGAGAGTTCCGTGATATCGCGCATCCGATCACGTCTAGTACACGTGAGAAGATCCAAAACGCGGTGTTAACAGAATATCACCGTATGGGAGAGATGGAGTCTGCTTTAGAAGAAGCAGGAGCTTCTTAA
- the rnmV gene encoding ribonuclease M5: MKKIKEIIVVEGKSDTLAIKRSVLADTIETNGSEISVDTLNRIKRAHETRGVIVFTDPDFPGKRIREIISEHVPGCKHAYLEKAVAIAKGDKGVGVEHASRESIIDALEHVREELLETEDELISWDDLMAAGLTGGSDSKHRREVIGKELRIGYMNAKQLHKRLNMFRVTPEEFEQALKALYSNEEE; encoded by the coding sequence ATGAAAAAAATTAAAGAAATTATAGTCGTTGAAGGAAAAAGCGATACGCTTGCTATAAAACGATCTGTATTAGCAGATACAATAGAAACAAATGGTTCAGAAATTAGCGTCGACACGTTAAATCGAATCAAAAGAGCACATGAGACACGAGGAGTTATTGTATTCACCGATCCAGATTTTCCTGGCAAGAGAATACGCGAGATCATTTCGGAGCATGTACCAGGCTGTAAGCATGCTTACTTAGAAAAAGCGGTTGCCATCGCAAAGGGTGATAAGGGTGTCGGTGTGGAACACGCGTCACGAGAATCTATTATAGATGCGCTTGAACATGTTAGAGAAGAACTCTTAGAAACAGAAGATGAGTTGATTTCATGGGACGATCTGATGGCTGCCGGTTTAACAGGTGGATCAGATTCTAAACATAGGCGTGAAGTGATCGGAAAAGAGCTGCGTATAGGCTATATGAATGCGAAACAACTACATAAACGTCTTAATATGTTTAGAGTCACGCCAGAGGAATTTGAGCAGGCGTTAAAGGCGCTTTATAGCAATGAGGAGGAATAA
- the purR gene encoding pur operon repressor has product MKLKRSGRMVDLTGYLLHHPHQLIPLSYFVERYESAKSSISEDLAIIKEHFEQHGLGHVQTVPGAAGGVKYIPGIDQAEAEETVKELVELLEDPSRILPGGYLYVTDIIGNPRLVNQIGRLFASVFSSRKIDVVMTIATKGIPLAYAVATHLNVPVVVVRSNSRVTEGSTVSINYVSGSTKRIQTMALARRSIKQGSRVLIIDDFMKAGGTIKGMISLIEEFQAHIEGIGVLVEAQEFSERLVDDYVSIARLAQVNEKENRIEVEKGNYFLNGGQA; this is encoded by the coding sequence ATGAAATTAAAAAGAAGCGGAAGAATGGTAGATTTAACAGGTTACCTTCTTCACCATCCCCATCAACTCATCCCTTTATCTTATTTTGTAGAACGGTACGAATCGGCTAAATCATCGATAAGTGAGGATCTCGCTATCATTAAAGAACATTTTGAACAGCACGGTTTAGGCCATGTTCAAACCGTTCCAGGTGCAGCCGGCGGCGTTAAATATATTCCAGGTATAGATCAAGCAGAGGCGGAGGAAACGGTGAAAGAACTCGTTGAGCTTCTCGAAGACCCTAGTCGCATCTTGCCTGGAGGGTATTTGTACGTCACAGACATCATCGGAAACCCAAGATTAGTGAACCAGATCGGAAGGCTGTTCGCATCAGTCTTTTCATCACGAAAAATTGATGTAGTCATGACGATCGCAACAAAAGGTATCCCGCTGGCATACGCAGTAGCGACACATCTAAACGTTCCGGTCGTCGTTGTACGAAGCAACAGCAGAGTAACAGAAGGATCTACCGTGAGTATCAACTATGTTTCGGGCTCAACCAAACGTATTCAGACGATGGCCCTTGCAAGAAGAAGCATCAAACAGGGCTCACGTGTACTCATCATCGATGATTTTATGAAAGCAGGCGGAACGATCAAAGGTATGATCAGCTTGATCGAAGAGTTTCAGGCGCACATTGAAGGTATCGGTGTTCTCGTTGAGGCTCAAGAATTTTCAGAGCGACTTGTAGATGATTATGTTTCCATTGCACGACTTGCACAAGTGAACGAAAAAGAAAATCGCATCGAAGTGGAAAAAGGTAACTACTTTCTAAACGGAGGTCAAGCGTAA
- the ispE gene encoding 4-(cytidine 5'-diphospho)-2-C-methyl-D-erythritol kinase, protein MTINKVSIKAPAKINLSLDALRKREDGFHEVAMVMTTVDLADRIELTLLEADEIKIESSGGFVPLDERNLAFQAALLLKQTFNITKGVYIHISKHIPVAAGLAGGSSDAAATLKGLNELWGLGLSLDELAELGAKIGSDVSFCVYGGTALATGRGEKIHHISSPPPCWVLLAKPPIGVSTGEVYRNLKLQGIKHPDVEGMVKAIEEKDYDKICSLLGNVLESVTLKMYPEVKHIKEQMMRLGADAVLMSGSGPTVFGLFQHESRLQRVYNGLRGFCHEVYAVRLLGE, encoded by the coding sequence ATGACAATTAATAAAGTATCCATTAAAGCTCCAGCAAAAATTAATCTATCTCTTGATGCATTGCGTAAGAGAGAAGACGGATTTCATGAAGTGGCTATGGTAATGACAACGGTAGATCTCGCTGACCGGATCGAACTAACTTTATTAGAGGCAGACGAAATTAAAATCGAAAGTTCTGGTGGCTTTGTTCCACTCGATGAACGAAATCTTGCCTTTCAGGCAGCATTGCTTTTAAAGCAAACATTTAACATAACAAAAGGTGTTTATATACATATTTCAAAGCACATCCCTGTTGCAGCCGGATTAGCTGGTGGCAGCAGTGACGCGGCAGCCACACTAAAAGGACTTAATGAACTCTGGGGCCTTGGCCTGTCATTGGATGAATTAGCTGAGCTTGGTGCGAAGATCGGTTCAGACGTTTCTTTTTGCGTGTATGGAGGGACAGCATTGGCGACAGGTAGAGGTGAAAAGATCCATCATATCTCTTCGCCGCCTCCTTGTTGGGTGCTCTTAGCTAAGCCGCCGATCGGCGTTTCTACAGGGGAAGTGTACCGTAACCTAAAGCTTCAAGGCATCAAGCATCCTGACGTTGAAGGGATGGTTAAAGCCATCGAGGAAAAAGATTACGATAAGATCTGCAGCCTTTTAGGAAATGTTTTAGAATCGGTTACGCTCAAGATGTATCCGGAAGTTAAACACATTAAAGAACAGATGATGCGCCTCGGAGCAGACGCTGTGCTTATGAGTGGAAGCGGACCAACTGTTTTCGGTCTGTTTCAGCACGAATCCCGACTTCAAAGAGTGTATAACGGGTTAAGAGGCTTTTGTCATGAAGTTTATGCGGTTCGTTTATTAGGGGAATGA
- a CDS encoding small, acid-soluble spore protein, alpha/beta type — MGRRKNGMMSEGLKTEIAKELGFYDTVQREGWGGIRSKDAGNMVKRALEIAEQRFNNENR, encoded by the coding sequence ATGGGACGAAGAAAAAATGGCATGATGTCTGAAGGGTTAAAAACAGAGATTGCAAAAGAACTTGGCTTTTATGATACTGTCCAGCGTGAAGGCTGGGGCGGAATCCGCTCCAAAGACGCAGGAAATATGGTGAAGCGGGCTCTAGAGATCGCTGAACAGCGCTTTAACAACGAAAACAGATAA
- the yabG gene encoding sporulation peptidase YabG — MKLEIGSIVSRNSYKRDLLFRVVGFSEDRTIAELAGEELRLWADAPVDDLFVVDDKHMSEHRQVEKEKEESSLKLFRQDYYLLRQKREYLSTNGYQYDQSYFELPGRVLHIDGDPLYLNKCLELYKKLGVPVYGIHMKESEMPEKVPALVDEVRPDILVITGHDAYMKSKGDVSDVNAYRHTKYFVRTVREVRRKYTHLDHLMIFAGACQSHFESLIKVGSNFASSPARINIHALDPVYIVSKISLTSFMDRVNVMDVLRNTLTGKEGLGGVETKGFLRTGMPIKSKP, encoded by the coding sequence ATGAAACTAGAGATTGGATCAATTGTAAGCAGAAACTCTTACAAGCGAGATTTGCTATTTCGGGTTGTGGGATTCAGTGAGGATCGTACCATTGCTGAACTCGCTGGAGAAGAGCTAAGACTATGGGCAGATGCTCCTGTCGATGACTTATTCGTCGTGGATGACAAGCATATGTCTGAACATAGGCAAGTTGAAAAAGAAAAAGAAGAGTCTTCCTTAAAATTATTCAGGCAGGACTATTATTTATTGAGGCAAAAGCGCGAGTATTTATCAACGAACGGATATCAATATGATCAATCCTACTTTGAGCTTCCTGGCAGAGTGCTTCATATTGACGGAGACCCTTTATACTTAAATAAATGTCTGGAGCTTTATAAGAAGCTAGGGGTGCCTGTGTATGGCATTCATATGAAGGAATCAGAAATGCCTGAGAAAGTTCCTGCGCTCGTGGATGAGGTAAGACCTGATATTCTTGTGATAACGGGACACGATGCGTATATGAAGTCAAAAGGCGATGTATCCGATGTGAACGCTTATCGTCATACGAAATATTTCGTTAGAACCGTTCGTGAAGTGAGAAGAAAATATACACATCTCGATCATCTCATGATTTTTGCGGGTGCCTGTCAGTCCCATTTTGAATCTTTAATAAAAGTAGGCTCTAATTTTGCCAGCTCTCCTGCACGTATAAATATCCATGCGCTCGATCCGGTCTATATCGTCTCAAAGATTAGTCTGACGTCTTTTATGGACCGTGTAAACGTCATGGACGTCCTCCGCAACACGTTAACAGGCAAAGAAGGATTAGGCGGTGTTGAGACAAAGGGTTTCTTAAGAACAGGGATGCCGATTAAATCAAAACCTTAA
- the rsmA gene encoding 16S rRNA (adenine(1518)-N(6)/adenine(1519)-N(6))-dimethyltransferase RsmA, which translates to MRKDISTPQSTKAILEKHGFTFKKSLGQNFLIDRNILNNIVNAADLTENSGVIEIGPGIGALTEFIARSSKKAVAFEIDQRLLPILEETLAPYPHVDVIHSDVLKADIHAVIREHFEEGQDLMVVANLPYYVTTPIIMKLLQDKLPIRGIVCMIQKEVADRLAASPGTKDYNSLSIAIQYYATAETMIKVPKTVFVPAPNVDSSVIKLTLRKEPAVSVKDEDFFFHVVRSSFAQRRKTLWNNLTSQLISKDKKEELQTILESIDIDPKRRGETLSIEEFGKLADALLPLVK; encoded by the coding sequence ATGAGAAAAGATATATCGACTCCGCAATCGACGAAAGCCATACTCGAGAAGCATGGCTTTACGTTTAAAAAGAGTCTGGGTCAAAACTTTTTAATCGATCGTAACATTTTAAACAATATCGTAAATGCCGCAGATTTAACAGAGAATTCAGGTGTCATTGAAATTGGTCCCGGAATCGGAGCGTTAACGGAGTTTATTGCAAGATCATCGAAAAAAGCAGTGGCGTTTGAGATTGACCAACGCCTTCTACCTATCTTAGAAGAGACGTTAGCTCCATATCCACATGTAGATGTTATTCATAGTGATGTGTTAAAAGCGGATATCCACGCAGTTATTAGAGAACACTTTGAAGAAGGACAAGATCTTATGGTTGTTGCGAACTTGCCATATTACGTTACAACACCTATTATTATGAAACTTCTTCAAGATAAGCTTCCGATTAGAGGCATCGTATGTATGATACAAAAAGAGGTTGCGGACCGTCTTGCAGCTTCACCTGGTACGAAGGATTATAACTCGTTGTCTATTGCGATCCAATATTACGCAACAGCTGAGACGATGATCAAGGTACCTAAGACTGTTTTTGTGCCAGCTCCGAACGTGGATTCATCTGTCATTAAGCTGACACTTCGAAAAGAACCGGCTGTTTCCGTTAAAGATGAAGACTTCTTCTTTCATGTAGTGAGATCATCTTTTGCGCAAAGAAGAAAGACACTTTGGAACAACCTGACAAGCCAGCTCATCTCAAAAGATAAGAAAGAAGAGCTTCAAACGATACTAGAATCAATCGATATCGATCCTAAACGTCGTGGAGAAACCCTTTCTATCGAGGAATTTGGAAAATTAGCTGATGCTCTTTTACCTCTTGTAAAATAA
- a CDS encoding G5 and 3D domain-containing protein yields the protein MNRNITALFSRFTKKKVYLSIVALFVLAVTCGFVGYETTKANVVLIHDGKKTEVNTHANTVRELLSEQNIKINQHDSVKPGLDAKVTDNMKVDYLQAKEINLTVNGKEKTIWTTAKTVEQFVQEQQLTLKEHDSIKPNLTADIKDQGKIQIESAFPVKLVVGGKAQQVWTTSTTVADLLKQQKVSLGEIDRVSPAKSDKITGKTQVEVIRVEKVTDVVEEETPFAVVNRKDSGLTTGKERVVQDGKKGKREKRFEVVMENGKEISRKLISEKTLTDSSDKIVAVGTKAKPQPKPQPVVSRSQSASSSSGGREITVTSTAYTANCAGCSGITATGFNLKSNPNAKVIAVDPSVIPLGSKVYVEGYGYAIASDTGGAIKGNKIDVFFSSQSQAESWGRKSVKIRIIN from the coding sequence ATGAATAGGAATATTACAGCTTTGTTCTCACGTTTCACAAAGAAGAAAGTCTATCTTTCCATCGTTGCTCTTTTCGTTTTAGCCGTAACTTGTGGGTTCGTAGGTTATGAAACTACGAAAGCGAATGTAGTGCTAATCCACGACGGAAAGAAAACAGAAGTGAACACACATGCTAACACAGTTAGAGAATTATTAAGCGAACAAAACATAAAGATAAATCAACATGATTCAGTTAAACCTGGTCTTGATGCCAAGGTAACTGACAACATGAAGGTTGATTACTTACAAGCAAAAGAAATTAACCTTACCGTGAACGGCAAGGAAAAAACGATATGGACGACAGCGAAGACTGTTGAACAATTCGTTCAAGAACAGCAGCTAACGTTAAAAGAGCATGATTCTATTAAGCCAAATCTGACTGCTGATATTAAGGATCAAGGTAAGATCCAGATCGAATCAGCATTCCCGGTTAAGCTTGTTGTAGGCGGAAAAGCTCAGCAAGTTTGGACCACTTCGACTACCGTCGCTGACCTTTTGAAGCAACAAAAGGTATCTTTAGGTGAAATTGATCGAGTATCACCTGCTAAGTCAGATAAAATTACTGGCAAAACACAGGTTGAAGTCATCCGAGTAGAAAAGGTCACCGATGTAGTGGAAGAAGAAACACCGTTTGCTGTTGTGAACCGTAAAGACAGCGGGTTAACAACAGGTAAAGAGCGTGTCGTGCAAGATGGAAAAAAAGGTAAACGTGAAAAGCGCTTTGAAGTAGTTATGGAAAATGGGAAAGAGATTTCCAGAAAACTGATCAGTGAAAAAACGTTAACAGATAGCTCCGATAAAATTGTTGCTGTTGGTACGAAAGCAAAGCCACAGCCAAAACCACAGCCGGTTGTATCTCGTAGCCAATCTGCTTCAAGCAGTTCTGGTGGACGAGAAATAACAGTAACGAGTACAGCTTATACAGCTAACTGTGCGGGTTGCTCAGGTATTACGGCTACTGGATTTAATTTAAAATCAAATCCAAATGCGAAAGTTATTGCAGTCGACCCTAGTGTGATTCCACTTGGCTCAAAAGTGTATGTTGAAGGATATGGCTATGCCATTGCTTCAGATACTGGAGGAGCGATTAAGGGTAATAAGATTGATGTATTCTTTTCTTCACAATCACAAGCAGAGTCTTGGGGAAGAAAATCAGTTAAAATTCGCATCATTAATTAA